A portion of the Luxibacter massiliensis genome contains these proteins:
- a CDS encoding nitric oxide reductase activation protein NorD, translated as MARVNHKLVKQRLNEQRSKISDRQFFSSRLLAGHFEDLAAAQTRRYRYNRRVHVNLYWKPREKHVASTDNVFVRINTGNSLVTKVKGRENRYQIVCGLFAHELGHVLYTDFLAAQTHTNYLGSGRWYPYPPDLKTTADARNEKAFWNYVKTDPKNLEMVQMIAHYISNVIEDGYIENRMLNNFPGTLGYGLEKLREQHFEHIETVTQMIESEDEGKHIFESILQIMLSYAKFGEIKYGDEPLSDERIQAVFGLITDIDSALLSRSGKDRLNVVNMVLVRCWDYIESFCEECKKRQEEAVASGGSASLAETLSEVLGAIAGGSEMGEGSSTPVPEASGGSEESATAGKRAQTHADADSEDDSEETDSSQTDSETEENSSGSGESDNSSNEDAAPIDGGSSGSGKQETSDTEQGRIPYHQSESLSEPVGGSVEKNEDYEREHYDSAAADIERLLDKMAEKAACEQLENERIQELNDVAQNISYGNIHEGVPIRINRIASVDEELMEQYDAISGPLLNISRQLQKSLLKQLKENRRGGKQTGLIMGRRLDAHALCRNDGKVFYKNNLPNEIPELAVGLLLDESGSMCSCDRCTYARASAIILYDFCQSLDIPVMVYGHSTDYTDVGNTVALYSYAEFDGFDHDDKYRMMDIAARGSNRDGAALRFVAEQLSKRPEAVKILILVSDGQPADSGYGGSAAEEDLRGIKQEYQRKGILFVAAAIGDDKQNIERIYGDSFLDISDLNQLPIKLTAVVKRHVRV; from the coding sequence ATGGCGAGGGTGAATCACAAGTTAGTAAAACAGCGGCTCAATGAGCAGCGCAGTAAAATTTCAGACCGACAATTCTTCTCGTCCCGTCTTTTGGCGGGACATTTTGAAGATCTGGCGGCGGCACAGACAAGGCGGTATCGCTATAACCGCCGGGTCCACGTCAATCTGTACTGGAAACCGAGAGAAAAGCATGTGGCGTCAACGGACAATGTGTTTGTGCGTATCAATACCGGAAATTCCCTGGTTACAAAGGTAAAAGGGCGGGAAAACCGTTACCAGATTGTGTGCGGTTTGTTTGCACACGAACTGGGACATGTCCTTTATACGGACTTTTTGGCAGCACAGACACATACCAACTATTTAGGAAGCGGACGCTGGTATCCCTATCCGCCGGATTTGAAGACTACGGCGGATGCGCGGAACGAGAAAGCATTCTGGAATTATGTGAAAACTGATCCGAAAAATCTGGAGATGGTGCAGATGATTGCCCATTATATTTCCAATGTAATTGAGGATGGGTATATCGAAAACAGGATGCTGAACAATTTTCCAGGCACATTGGGGTACGGTCTTGAAAAGCTGCGGGAGCAGCATTTTGAGCATATCGAAACGGTGACGCAGATGATTGAGAGTGAGGATGAAGGAAAGCATATTTTTGAAAGCATTCTTCAGATCATGCTCTCTTATGCTAAGTTTGGTGAAATCAAATACGGGGACGAACCGCTCAGCGATGAAAGAATTCAGGCGGTGTTTGGTTTGATTACCGATATTGACAGCGCTTTACTGAGCAGGTCCGGAAAAGACCGGTTGAATGTTGTCAATATGGTGCTGGTAAGGTGCTGGGACTATATCGAATCTTTTTGTGAAGAATGCAAAAAGCGTCAGGAAGAGGCAGTAGCCTCCGGCGGCTCCGCCAGTCTTGCAGAAACCTTGTCGGAAGTGTTGGGTGCAATTGCCGGTGGTTCCGAAATGGGTGAAGGAAGTAGTACACCGGTGCCGGAAGCCTCTGGCGGGTCAGAAGAATCTGCGACGGCCGGCAAACGGGCACAGACCCATGCAGATGCCGACAGTGAAGATGACTCTGAGGAAACAGACAGCTCCCAGACTGACTCTGAAACGGAAGAAAATTCATCTGGGTCTGGGGAAAGCGATAATTCTTCAAATGAAGACGCTGCCCCGATAGATGGTGGCAGTTCCGGTTCAGGGAAACAAGAAACTTCAGATACTGAGCAGGGACGTATTCCTTATCACCAGTCAGAATCACTTTCAGAACCTGTTGGTGGTTCCGTGGAAAAAAACGAAGATTATGAGCGGGAGCATTACGACAGTGCGGCTGCCGATATTGAACGTCTTCTGGATAAGATGGCAGAAAAGGCGGCCTGTGAGCAACTGGAGAATGAAAGGATTCAGGAGCTTAACGATGTCGCTCAGAACATTTCCTATGGGAATATCCATGAAGGAGTACCTATCCGAATCAACCGGATTGCCTCTGTGGATGAGGAGCTTATGGAACAGTACGATGCTATTTCAGGACCTTTGCTGAATATTTCCCGCCAGCTGCAGAAGAGTTTGCTCAAGCAGCTCAAGGAAAATCGGAGAGGCGGTAAACAGACCGGGCTTATCATGGGCCGCCGTCTGGATGCTCACGCACTGTGCAGGAATGACGGCAAGGTGTTTTATAAGAACAATCTGCCCAATGAGATCCCGGAACTGGCAGTCGGCCTGCTTCTGGATGAGTCAGGGTCCATGTGTTCCTGTGACCGCTGTACTTATGCCAGAGCTTCAGCTATCATTCTGTATGATTTCTGCCAGAGCCTGGATATCCCGGTTATGGTCTATGGCCATTCCACTGATTATACCGATGTCGGAAATACAGTAGCATTGTATTCCTATGCGGAATTTGATGGCTTTGATCATGATGATAAATACCGCATGATGGATATTGCGGCCAGAGGCAGTAACCGTGACGGGGCGGCACTCCGTTTTGTTGCGGAGCAGCTGTCTAAGCGGCCAGAAGCAGTAAAAATCCTCATACTGGTTTCTGACGGACAGCCTGCTGACAGTGGGTATGGAGGTTCCGCAGCTGAGGAGGACCTTCGCGGCATCAAGCAGGAGTATCAGCGTAAAGGTATTTTGTTTGTCGCTGCGGCAATCGGAGATGACAAGCAAAACATTGAGAGAATCTACGGAGACTCATTCCTGGATATCTCGGATTTAAACCAACTGCCCATAAAACTAACCGCTGTTGTGAAGCGGCATGTGAGGGTATAA
- a CDS encoding AAA family ATPase, whose protein sequence is MSAYMNNIFNYSRPLPEPFDTLTNKKVSVSSKYGDGTNATLCSTVIKAVHAVCRCMDGSAEGAVGVIDHRTVAEYKSSMGPDEYHLVVYDSNSGSLMASVYDKNTETFENYVLNASGRDGAAVMMALFPVLMNDEEFSDNFELYRDQFSHGFSDLRSATEYMAMLCDNAYRRIKDTSCSAAVKVSVDKAGNLMRVSQVQLDSGAFEPTHVIAGEFTIFAKTARVIVKSADAIVEHTDFVGKYELHPRTMSSQEKQLIPVLPEWYIIPQEVVDICKHAQATTGKPTQMRNFLLRGPAGTGKTMSAKAIAAGLGLPYMAYTCSAGTEIFDFIGQIFPDSDSGSTGDAQLDHEKAILTSMGGINYANVSKMMNLPDLDDMDYDPAGVYQALTGVENAAATSQDCMSIVLDRVTEKVRALSRRDENSKSSGQTYTYTETDFIKALKNGYVIEIQEPSTIVQPGVLVGLNSLLEQTGTITLPTGEVIKRHPDAVVVVTTNIEYEGCRGMNQSVIDRMSLVRDVELPTPEVMVQRAMSVTGATDEYQISQMVQVVNDLSEYCRKNSITDGSYGMRSLIDWIVSSEITGDVYESALYTIISKATTDEVDREALVSAVLEPIFTKKRKKATA, encoded by the coding sequence ATGAGTGCATACATGAACAACATCTTTAATTACAGCCGTCCCTTACCGGAACCGTTTGATACACTGACGAACAAAAAGGTGTCAGTATCATCGAAATATGGAGATGGGACAAATGCAACTTTGTGTTCAACAGTCATAAAAGCGGTACATGCAGTTTGCCGCTGCATGGATGGCAGTGCCGAAGGAGCTGTCGGGGTCATCGACCACAGGACAGTTGCTGAATACAAATCGTCCATGGGGCCTGATGAGTATCATCTGGTAGTATATGACAGCAACTCCGGTTCGTTAATGGCAAGCGTGTATGACAAGAACACGGAAACTTTTGAAAACTATGTGCTGAACGCATCAGGGCGTGACGGAGCTGCCGTTATGATGGCGCTGTTTCCGGTACTTATGAATGACGAGGAATTCAGTGATAATTTTGAATTGTACCGCGATCAGTTCAGTCATGGATTTTCGGATTTACGCTCGGCTACGGAGTACATGGCAATGCTATGTGACAACGCCTACAGACGTATCAAAGATACCTCCTGTTCAGCAGCCGTCAAGGTGAGTGTGGACAAGGCCGGAAATCTGATGCGTGTATCTCAGGTGCAGCTGGATTCCGGCGCTTTTGAGCCTACCCATGTGATTGCGGGGGAATTTACGATTTTTGCAAAAACAGCGAGGGTTATTGTGAAGAGCGCAGATGCCATTGTGGAACACACGGATTTTGTCGGCAAGTACGAACTGCACCCAAGGACTATGAGCAGTCAGGAAAAACAGCTGATACCGGTGCTTCCGGAATGGTACATCATTCCACAGGAGGTCGTTGATATCTGTAAACATGCTCAGGCAACCACCGGGAAACCGACACAGATGAGGAATTTTCTCCTTAGAGGGCCGGCCGGAACCGGAAAGACCATGAGCGCAAAGGCGATTGCCGCAGGACTGGGGCTTCCGTATATGGCATACACTTGCTCGGCAGGAACAGAAATATTTGACTTCATCGGTCAGATATTCCCGGATTCCGACTCGGGTTCTACCGGTGATGCACAGCTAGACCATGAGAAAGCAATTTTGACGAGTATGGGCGGCATCAATTATGCTAATGTGTCCAAGATGATGAACCTTCCCGATTTGGATGATATGGACTACGATCCGGCGGGGGTATATCAGGCACTGACGGGCGTAGAGAATGCGGCTGCCACATCTCAGGATTGCATGAGCATTGTGCTGGATCGTGTAACAGAGAAGGTACGTGCTCTGTCCAGACGGGATGAAAATTCTAAGAGTAGTGGTCAGACCTATACTTACACGGAGACTGATTTTATCAAGGCTCTGAAGAATGGGTATGTCATTGAGATCCAGGAACCTTCCACAATTGTTCAGCCAGGCGTTCTGGTAGGACTGAATTCCCTGTTGGAGCAGACCGGGACAATCACCCTTCCCACAGGAGAGGTGATAAAGCGTCATCCGGATGCAGTCGTAGTAGTAACAACCAACATCGAATACGAAGGGTGCCGAGGCATGAACCAGTCCGTTATCGACAGAATGAGTCTGGTGCGGGACGTGGAGTTGCCGACGCCTGAAGTGATGGTGCAGCGCGCCATGTCAGTTACAGGTGCAACAGATGAGTACCAGATTTCCCAGATGGTGCAGGTGGTCAATGATCTGTCGGAGTATTGCCGAAAAAACAGTATTACAGACGGTTCGTATGGTATGCGCAGTCTGATCGACTGGATCGTAAGCAGTGAGATTACCGGCGATGTATATGAGTCGGCACTATATACGATCATCAGCAAGGCGACCACGGATGAAGTAGACCGTGAGGCGCTGGTCAGTGCAGTTCTGGAACCGATTTTCACAAAGAAGCGAAAAAAAGCAACCGCATAA
- a CDS encoding single-stranded DNA-binding protein — MLKVFATQVVVSKGYDNTPALRFSENGDSVRFRIGKKVYDPHAENDSRWINLPVKAFNGVCERIKKMQLKEGSFVNLIGRLDEDSWEDKDTKETRKMMVIILDDIEYASGGGKSKENQAAAGQQNAAPQNTAPQNAASAPATGAEASGNFTGYEAFGGGSFFDEN, encoded by the coding sequence ATGTTAAAAGTTTTTGCAACACAAGTCGTCGTATCCAAAGGTTATGACAACACGCCAGCTCTTCGCTTTTCTGAGAATGGTGATTCTGTGAGGTTCCGAATCGGCAAGAAGGTCTATGACCCTCATGCTGAAAACGACAGCCGTTGGATCAACCTTCCGGTCAAAGCGTTTAACGGCGTATGCGAGCGCATCAAGAAGATGCAGCTGAAAGAGGGTTCCTTTGTGAATCTGATTGGCAGGCTGGACGAAGATTCCTGGGAAGATAAGGATACCAAAGAAACCAGAAAAATGATGGTTATTATTCTGGATGACATTGAGTATGCTTCCGGTGGAGGCAAGTCCAAGGAAAACCAGGCAGCTGCAGGACAGCAGAATGCGGCTCCCCAGAATACTGCTCCGCAAAATGCTGCTTCAGCTCCTGCGACAGGCGCTGAAGCATCCGGAAATTTTACCGGATATGAAGCATTTGGCGGCGGATCATTCTTTGATGAGAATTGA
- a CDS encoding zinc ribbon domain-containing protein — translation MEKKICYTYIVYKWVLRNLLVFLFSGKEFDTMKYCPYCGKELANPAASFCTECGESLSSAVPEEAPVTEAQREKKKSSKKHVKKKRYAGKTKRPDVPAKAGGASEPVREDDYDGYYDDVRPIDEGGGREEIDKALVKKIILVVVCVLLIAGACVALMYLI, via the coding sequence ATGGAAAAGAAAATCTGTTATACTTATATCGTCTACAAGTGGGTTCTCAGGAATCTGCTTGTTTTTTTATTTTCAGGAAAGGAGTTCGATACTATGAAATACTGTCCATATTGCGGCAAAGAACTTGCAAATCCGGCAGCATCTTTTTGTACGGAATGCGGGGAATCGTTATCTTCTGCGGTACCGGAGGAAGCGCCGGTTACCGAAGCGCAGCGGGAGAAGAAAAAGAGCAGCAAGAAGCATGTAAAGAAAAAAAGATATGCAGGAAAAACAAAAAGACCAGATGTTCCTGCGAAAGCTGGTGGAGCATCTGAGCCAGTGAGAGAAGATGATTATGACGGCTATTATGATGATGTCCGTCCCATTGATGAAGGGGGAGGGCGTGAGGAGATTGACAAGGCGCTGGTTAAAAAGATTATATTGGTGGTGGTCTGTGTTCTCTTAATTGCCGGAGCTTGTGTTGCACTTATGTACTTGATATAA
- a CDS encoding helix-turn-helix domain-containing protein, whose translation MGRSMFTIKGNICSDKVRLGRALQKPPITQEELAQRIQFMGMEDMTPLIISRIEKNQRHVCDAELHMLAKALHVSMEWLVSDTDEIKLK comes from the coding sequence ATGGGTAGAAGCATGTTTACAATAAAAGGAAATATATGCTCTGATAAAGTAAGATTGGGCCGCGCACTGCAAAAGCCTCCGATTACACAAGAGGAGCTTGCCCAAAGGATCCAGTTTATGGGTATGGAGGATATGACGCCTCTGATCATCTCACGTATAGAGAAGAACCAACGACATGTCTGCGATGCAGAGTTGCATATGTTGGCAAAAGCCTTGCATGTTTCAATGGAATGGCTGGTTAGTGATACAGACGAGATAAAGTTAAAATAA
- a CDS encoding MerR family transcriptional regulator — MFRIGEFSKLTQVSIRMLRYYDEVGLLKPAEVDKWTGHRMYSVTQIPRLNRILYLRDSGFLVSEIALALEMNDRLLLETLEKKRLEIEQTIQNEQEKIRKIAIAKSEIQENKGELHYNISIKAIPEYQVLSLRRVVPTYYSEGDLWNELSAFAKEQKIEMSNHTFSVYHDTEYKEQNVDIELCVPVNKLCKDIAPFCFRTIEPVPVMACTMVYGDFSNIKGAYIAFAEWLQKNSEYRMSNPMRQIVHRGAWNESNPAKYLTEIQIPLELK; from the coding sequence ATGTTTAGAATAGGTGAATTTTCAAAGCTGACACAAGTATCTATTCGTATGCTTCGATATTATGATGAAGTGGGACTGTTGAAACCAGCAGAAGTCGATAAATGGACGGGACACCGAATGTACTCTGTAACTCAAATCCCCCGTCTGAACAGAATATTGTATTTGCGTGACAGTGGCTTTCTTGTTTCTGAAATTGCGCTTGCGCTTGAAATGAATGATCGTTTACTTCTTGAAACCCTTGAAAAAAAGCGATTAGAAATCGAGCAGACAATACAAAACGAGCAGGAGAAAATACGGAAAATTGCGATAGCAAAAAGCGAGATACAAGAAAACAAAGGGGAACTTCATTACAATATTTCCATTAAGGCGATACCAGAGTATCAAGTGTTATCTTTGCGTAGAGTTGTTCCGACATATTACTCCGAGGGTGATTTATGGAATGAACTTTCTGCTTTTGCCAAAGAGCAGAAAATAGAAATGTCCAATCATACATTTTCCGTTTATCACGACACAGAATATAAGGAACAAAATGTAGATATTGAGTTATGCGTTCCTGTAAATAAGTTATGCAAAGATATTGCTCCATTCTGTTTCCGCACGATTGAGCCTGTACCTGTTATGGCCTGTACGATGGTGTATGGTGATTTTTCAAATATCAAAGGAGCGTATATTGCTTTTGCTGAATGGCTGCAAAAAAACAGTGAATATCGAATGTCCAATCCTATGCGCCAAATTGTACATAGAGGGGCATGGAATGAAAGTAATCCGGCAAAGTACCTGACTGAAATACAAATACCTTTGGAATTAAAGTAG
- a CDS encoding SAM-dependent methyltransferase, whose product MNDYQLKPIGKVKNDDNGAFIELEPEYIPGLQALEGFRHINVVWWFSDCDNQSDRNILQTDQPYKNAPSVMGVFATRSPARPNPIALTTSEIISIDLNRGIIRLTFIDANDNTPVLDIKPYTPSFDRVETPGVPVWCSEWPRSTEASGCFNWEQVFNF is encoded by the coding sequence ATGAACGATTATCAATTAAAACCTATTGGAAAGGTGAAGAATGATGACAATGGAGCATTTATCGAACTGGAGCCGGAATATATCCCCGGACTGCAAGCATTGGAGGGATTTAGGCATATCAATGTAGTATGGTGGTTCAGTGATTGTGATAATCAATCAGACAGAAACATATTGCAAACCGATCAACCCTATAAAAATGCACCATCAGTAATGGGTGTTTTCGCCACAAGGTCGCCCGCCCGTCCTAACCCTATTGCATTAACAACATCAGAAATTATCAGTATTGATCTTAACAGGGGAATTATTCGGCTTACTTTTATTGACGCGAACGACAACACTCCCGTATTGGATATAAAGCCATATACGCCGAGTTTTGACAGAGTGGAGACCCCCGGCGTTCCCGTATGGTGCAGCGAATGGCCGAGAAGCACAGAAGCATCCGGCTGCTTTAATTGGGAACAAGTATTCAATTTCTAA
- a CDS encoding GNAT family N-acetyltransferase, giving the protein MKLQDYIQNKPILDTERLLLRPLQYDDIDDLKEWLGDKSLYQYWGKRPGKSDLNPELLFQKKERPTKSFHWGIVYKKDNKVIGEMWVYLIENDRMAKVAFRLSPIYQGNGLMAEALTEVVIFCFEKIELQRLWADVHVLNIASYKTLEKAGFKREGHIRDGKMVNTYCDYYLYGMTRTDYYETKGMTQLQSR; this is encoded by the coding sequence ATGAAACTACAAGATTATATTCAGAACAAACCGATACTTGATACAGAAAGGCTCCTATTACGTCCTTTGCAGTATGATGATATTGATGATTTGAAAGAATGGTTGGGCGACAAATCGTTGTATCAATATTGGGGGAAACGTCCCGGAAAAAGTGACTTAAACCCGGAATTGTTATTTCAAAAAAAGGAACGACCTACAAAGAGCTTTCATTGGGGAATCGTTTATAAAAAGGACAATAAAGTAATTGGTGAGATGTGGGTATATCTCATTGAAAATGATCGTATGGCAAAGGTGGCGTTCCGACTTTCCCCGATTTATCAAGGAAATGGGCTTATGGCAGAAGCATTAACTGAAGTAGTGATTTTCTGTTTTGAAAAAATAGAATTGCAACGATTATGGGCTGATGTCCATGTTCTAAATATCGCGTCATATAAAACACTGGAAAAAGCAGGGTTTAAGCGTGAGGGACATATCCGCGACGGTAAAATGGTGAATACCTATTGCGATTACTATTTATACGGTATGACGAGAACCGATTATTATGAAACAAAGGGTATGACACAGCTACAAAGCAGGTAA
- a CDS encoding ABC transporter permease codes for MRTFKTMLKNEMKLSLRDMNMVIFAICIPLVVLIILGVIYGDKPAFEGAEYTFLDQSFGALSTIAICAGGVMGLPLVVSDYRSRKILKRFKVTPVSPAMILAVQVMIYTIYSVVSLVLLYIVSTLFFGFHLLGSLPAFLGGYILVMLSIFSIGMMVGGISPNSQTASVIASLLYFPMLIFSGATLPYEVMPSALQKIADILPLTQGIKILKAASLGLPIENIFVPLIVMAVLAVICIGVSFRFFRWE; via the coding sequence ATGAGAACATTTAAAACAATGCTGAAAAACGAAATGAAACTGTCACTGAGGGATATGAACATGGTCATATTTGCAATCTGTATTCCACTCGTGGTTTTGATTATACTTGGCGTTATTTACGGCGACAAACCAGCTTTTGAAGGTGCAGAGTACACATTTCTCGATCAGTCCTTTGGAGCTTTGTCAACGATTGCGATTTGTGCAGGCGGCGTTATGGGGTTGCCTCTTGTGGTATCCGATTACCGAAGCAGAAAAATATTGAAACGCTTTAAAGTAACACCCGTTAGTCCTGCAATGATTTTAGCAGTACAGGTGATGATTTACACAATTTATTCCGTTGTATCGCTTGTATTGCTCTATATAGTATCCACACTCTTTTTTGGCTTCCACCTGCTTGGTTCTCTGCCTGCTTTCCTTGGCGGATATATATTGGTAATGCTCTCCATATTCAGCATCGGAATGATGGTTGGGGGAATATCTCCCAACTCTCAGACAGCGAGCGTAATTGCAAGCCTGCTCTATTTCCCAATGCTTATTTTTTCTGGAGCAACCCTGCCGTATGAGGTAATGCCGAGTGCATTGCAAAAGATAGCGGATATTCTGCCTTTGACACAGGGGATAAAGATTTTGAAAGCTGCTTCGTTAGGACTTCCAATCGAAAATATTTTTGTTCCGCTTATTGTCATGGCGGTACTTGCTGTCATTTGTATCGGTGTGTCTTTTCGCTTTTTCAGATGGGAGTAA
- a CDS encoding ABC transporter ATP-binding protein, producing the protein MEEIISVKQLSKSYGRLNAVQGLDLSVTQGSVFGLLGANGAGKSTTIECMLGTRKPDAGTVSILGMAPLLQRKQLFENVGVQFQEANYQDKVTVSELCEVTQSLYKNAADYGELLKQFGIFDKAKSMVKELSGGQRQKLFIVLALIPQPKVVFLDELTTGLDAKARREVWKILSDLKEKGLTIFLTSHFMDEVEALCDTICILKKGKAVFYGTVEEAIAGSPYDKFEDAYLWYSDEGVSENENI; encoded by the coding sequence ATGGAAGAAATCATCAGCGTAAAACAACTTTCAAAATCTTATGGCAGATTGAATGCCGTGCAGGGCTTGGATTTGTCAGTAACACAAGGTTCGGTCTTCGGGCTGCTTGGGGCAAACGGTGCAGGAAAAAGCACCACAATCGAATGTATGTTAGGCACAAGAAAACCCGATGCAGGTACGGTTTCCATTTTAGGGATGGCCCCACTCCTGCAAAGAAAACAGCTTTTTGAAAATGTCGGTGTTCAATTCCAGGAAGCGAATTATCAAGATAAAGTGACGGTTTCCGAATTGTGCGAAGTAACACAGTCGCTCTATAAGAATGCTGCAGATTATGGGGAACTTCTGAAACAGTTTGGCATCTTTGATAAAGCAAAAAGTATGGTAAAGGAGCTTTCAGGAGGACAGCGGCAAAAGCTGTTTATTGTTTTGGCTTTGATACCGCAGCCTAAAGTTGTTTTTCTGGACGAGCTGACCACGGGGCTTGACGCAAAAGCCAGACGAGAGGTATGGAAAATCTTATCTGACCTCAAAGAAAAAGGACTGACCATTTTTCTGACCTCGCATTTTATGGATGAGGTAGAAGCATTATGCGACACAATCTGCATACTAAAAAAGGGGAAAGCCGTCTTTTATGGAACAGTAGAAGAAGCCATTGCAGGCAGTCCTTATGACAAATTTGAAGATGCGTACTTATGGTATTCTGACGAGGGGGTAAGCGAAAATGAGAACATTTAA
- a CDS encoding MerR family transcriptional regulator → MNTYTTSEVAKIIGIHPNTVRLYEEWELIPKAERKANGYRVFTDFHIEQFRLARTAFQIEVLQNGLRKKIVETVKVSAKKDFDQALVLANEYLSQIQKEVRNAEEAIAITRQILEGRAISETPPLCLKRKEVSEYLNISMDTLRNWELNGLMRIKRKQNGYRYYTDEDIKRLKIIRSLRCANYSLEAILRMLHALSDDPHTNIKRVLNTPKDDTDIISVCDRLIISLQKAAENAKKMIGILNDMKSIFS, encoded by the coding sequence ATGAATACATATACTACTTCGGAAGTAGCAAAGATTATAGGCATACATCCGAATACTGTACGGCTTTATGAAGAATGGGAATTGATACCAAAGGCAGAACGTAAAGCAAACGGTTATCGTGTATTTACCGATTTTCATATCGAACAGTTTCGGCTTGCCCGTACCGCATTTCAAATAGAGGTCCTTCAGAACGGACTGAGAAAAAAGATTGTGGAAACGGTTAAGGTTTCAGCAAAGAAAGACTTTGATCAAGCACTTGTTTTGGCAAATGAATATCTGAGTCAGATACAAAAGGAAGTAAGAAATGCGGAAGAAGCCATTGCTATAACACGGCAGATTTTAGAGGGAAGAGCAATATCCGAAACACCGCCGCTTTGCTTGAAACGTAAAGAAGTTTCGGAATATCTGAATATTTCCATGGATACACTCCGAAATTGGGAACTAAACGGGCTGATGCGAATAAAACGTAAACAAAATGGCTATCGCTATTACACAGACGAAGACATAAAGCGATTAAAAATAATAAGATCACTTCGGTGTGCCAATTATTCATTGGAAGCAATCCTGCGTATGCTCCATGCGCTCTCAGACGACCCTCATACCAATATAAAACGGGTACTTAATACTCCAAAAGACGATACGGATATTATATCCGTATGCGACAGACTGATTATCTCATTGCAAAAGGCAGCGGAAAATGCCAAGAAAATGATAGGCATTCTTAATGATATGAAAAGTATATTTTCCTAA
- a CDS encoding YkgJ family cysteine cluster protein: MDERLKNIVDNFEAMKIGVDEPFPFHCTMCGKCCINREDILLTPRDIYNMAKELGITTAKLFKTYCETYVGCDSRMPIVRLKPRGSIKRCPLLKDRKCSVHKAKPAVCALFPIGRCLMFEKDSNPSEKISASQIQYIFTNPGCGDNAETHTVREWLGEFGMSLEDEFFVKWQQAIMEFGQFFREAEKTASGRIMELSWTAAFVGLYLHYETDQEFLPQFEKNVREITALLQMAPIKEGGRAYE, translated from the coding sequence ATGGATGAAAGACTAAAAAATATCGTAGACAATTTTGAGGCAATGAAGATCGGTGTGGATGAGCCGTTTCCGTTTCACTGCACCATGTGCGGCAAATGCTGCATCAATCGGGAGGATATCCTTTTGACGCCGCGAGATATCTATAACATGGCAAAGGAGCTTGGGATAACGACCGCAAAACTGTTTAAAACCTACTGCGAAACTTATGTCGGCTGCGATTCCCGTATGCCCATAGTTAGATTGAAGCCCCGTGGATCCATAAAAAGATGCCCGCTGCTGAAAGACAGAAAATGCTCTGTCCATAAGGCAAAACCGGCGGTATGTGCTCTGTTCCCGATAGGAAGATGCTTGATGTTTGAAAAGGATTCAAATCCTTCAGAGAAAATTTCAGCAAGCCAGATACAGTATATTTTTACTAATCCTGGGTGCGGTGATAATGCTGAAACCCATACGGTGCGGGAATGGCTTGGAGAGTTTGGAATGTCACTGGAGGATGAGTTTTTTGTCAAGTGGCAGCAGGCAATCATGGAATTCGGGCAGTTTTTCCGTGAAGCGGAAAAGACGGCCAGTGGGCGTATCATGGAGCTGTCATGGACAGCGGCTTTTGTCGGCTTATATCTGCATTATGAAACTGATCAGGAATTTCTGCCGCAGTTTGAAAAGAATGTCCGGGAAATCACTGCACTGCTGCAGATGGCGCCCATAAAGGAAGGCGGTAGAGCATATGAATGA